From Eptesicus fuscus isolate TK198812 chromosome 13, DD_ASM_mEF_20220401, whole genome shotgun sequence, the proteins below share one genomic window:
- the PLAAT4 gene encoding phospholipase A and acyltransferase 4, with amino-acid sequence MASAVSPVPQPKPGDLIEIFRLGYEHWALYVGDGYVIHLAPPDEYPGAGSSSIFSVLSSRGMVKRELLRDVVGGCRYRVNNHLDHEHSPLPVNKIIRSAEEMVGKELAYSVLNRNCEHFVTDLRYGKARSRQAEKFKTTATVGGLGALAAIAVSFAVANKRSQRQ; translated from the exons ATGGCTTCG GCTGTCAGTCCTGTCCCCCAG CCCAAGCCTGGAGACCTGATTGAGATTTTCCGACTTGGCTATGAGCACTGGGCCCTCTATGTGGGCGATGGTTATGTgatccacctggctcccccag ATGAGTACCCTGGGGCTGGCTCCTCCAGCATCTTCTCCGTGCTGAGCAGCAGAGGGATGGTGAAAAGGGAGCTCCTGAGGGATGTGGTGGGGGGCTGCCGCTATCGGGTCAACAACCACTTGGACCACGAGCACTCACCACTGCCCGTGAACAAGATTATCAGGTCTGCGGAGGAGATGGTTGGTAAGGAGTTGGCGTACAGTGTTCTCAACAGGAACTGTGAGCACTTTGTCACCGATCTGAGATACGGCAAGGCCCGCAGCCGGCAG GCTGAAAAGTTCAAGACCACAGCAACGGTGGGCGGCCTTGGAGCCTTAGCTGCGATCGCTGTCAGCTTTGCTGTTGCGAACAAGCGATCCCAACGCCAGTGA